A portion of the Apium graveolens cultivar Ventura unplaced genomic scaffold, ASM990537v1 ctg6425, whole genome shotgun sequence genome contains these proteins:
- the LOC141703274 gene encoding uncharacterized protein LOC141703274 has translation MGVRHDLAPQVGEKKTYLPPSPFTLSKVEKKKVLNSFLSMKLPSGHGSNIKNCVSMSDLKIYGLKSHDCHILLQQLLPVAIRSVLPKNVRVTIIRLCFFFNALCSKVVDVSKLDKLQSDVIITLCDLEKIFPSSFFDVMLHLIVHLVLEVRLCGPVFYRWMYAFERFNKVLKSYVRNRYYPEGCMAESYLKEESVEFCTEFMSQTCTTAGIPVEQGKQSGPLSAAIIKVVEEKERDEAHLHVLQNNDEVYSYIVMHKEYLDEIYRGKKSVHWLLGEHNRLFADWFEKKVSSEMKGNPDAVSETIRWLAGKPSFSVLTYQGFSVNGVRYFTKDRDDARVVQNSGVSVVAKAVQVSSAKDLNPIESDMTFYGIILEVWELDYHEFKAPLFLCKWAENDKGLKIDDLGFTLVDFNRQGHKKDKYVSVDQVNQVFYIKDLVDPTWPIVLTSTTRDYQELYNDDDLGDTIMEHPPFCSNIPASDVTNEDVAHSIRPNVEGIWVKK, from the exons ATGGGTGTTAGACATGATTTAGCTCCTCAAGTAGGAGAAAAGAAGACCTATCTGCCTCCTTCCCCTTTTACTTTGTCGAAGGTTGAAAAAAAGAAAGTGTTGAACTCATTCTTGTCTATGAAACTTCCTTCTGGACATGGATCAAACATAAAAAATTGTGTATCCATGTCTGATTTGAAGATATACGGGCTTAAGTCCCATGACTGCCATatccttctccaacaactccTCCCTGTTGCCATTCGATCCGTTCTCCCAAAAAATGTTAGGGTCACAATCATACGACTGTGCTTCTTTTTTAATGCTTTATGCAGCAAAGTTGTCGATGTCTCGAAACTCGATAAATTGcagtcagatgtaataataaccttatgcgaTCTAGAAAAAATATTCCCTTCATCATTTTTTGATGTAATGTTACATCTTATTGTCCACTTGGTCCTAGAAGTGCGTTTATGTGGACCGGTATTTTATAGATGGATGTATGCCTTCGAACGATTCAATAAAGTGCTAAAGAGCTACGTACGAAACCGATATTATCCTGAAGGTTGTATGGCAGAAAGCTACCTTAAAGAAGAATCAGTAGAATTCTGCACAGAATTTATGAGCCAGACTTGTACAACTGCCGGCATTCCAGTTGAGCAAGGCAAGCAATCTGGTCCATTATCTGCCGCGATAATAAAGGTCGTGGAAGAAAAAGAGCGAGATGAGGCTCATCTGCATGTCCTTCAAAACAATGATGAAGTGTATTCCTATATCGT AATGCACAAGGAGTATTTGGATGAAATTTACCGAGGGAAAAAAAGTGTTCATTGGCTCTTGGGAGAGCACAATCGGCTATTTGCCGATTGGTTTGAAAAAAAA GTAAGTAGTGAAATGAAGGGAAATCCCGATGCTGTTTCAGAGACGATACGATGGCTCGCTGGAAAACCATcattttctgttttaacttatcAAGGTTTTTCAGTCAATGGAGTCCGATACTTTACGAAAGACCGAGATGATGCGCGAGTTGTTCAAAACAGTGGAGTTTCTGTGGTTGCTAAGGCAGTCCAGGTGTCCAGTGCGAAAGATTTAAACCCCATTGAGAGTGATATGACCTTTTATGGCATAATCTTGGAAGTATGGGAGTTGGATTACCATGAGTTCAAAGCTCCACTCTTCTTGTGTAAATGGGCAGAGAATGATAAAGGCTTAAAGATCGACGATCTTGGCTTCACACTTGTGGATTTCAATCGACAAGGCCATAAGAAGGATAAATATGTCTCTGTTGACCAAGTCAACCAGGTGTTTTACATTAAAGATCTGGTTGATCCTACTTGGCCGATCGTGTTAACTTCCACAACTAGAGACTATCAAGAGTTGTATAACGACGATGATTTGGGTGACACGATCATGGAACATCCTCCATTCTGCTCTAACATCCCTGCTTCTGATGTGACCAATGAAGACGTTGCGCATAGTATTAGGCCTAATGTTGAGGGAATTTGGGTTAAAAAATGA
- the LOC141703275 gene encoding uncharacterized protein LOC141703275, translated as MKRKFMMLSVLVPGPHEPGNNIDVYLQPLIDDLKKLWEEGEPNVYDAYSKSYFTLKAILLWTINDFPAYGNLSGCVNKGYKSCPICGDDTVAKYLSHSRKMCFQGHRRYLPRQHPYRRQKAAFNGQQELGNACQPLFGEEVLARQERIDFCFEKEVKKSKKVECPWKKKSVFFELEYWKYHHVRHCLDVMHIEKNVCDNLLGTKVVDVSKLDKLQSDVIITLCDLEKIFPSSFFDVMLHLIVHLVLEVRLCGPVFYRWMYAFERFNKVLKSYVRNRYYPEGCMAESYLKEESVEFCTEFMSQTCTTVGIPVEQGKQSGPLSAAIIKVVEEKERDEAHLHVLQNNDEVYSYIVMHKEYLDEIYRGKKKCSLALGRAQSAICRLVSSEMKGNPDAVSETIRWLAGKPSFSVLTYQGFSVNGVRYFTKDRDDARVVQNSGVSVVAKAVQVSSAKDLNPIESDMTFYGIILEVWELDYHEFKAPLFLCKWAENDKGLKIDDLGFTLVDFNRQGHKKDKYVSVDQVNQVFYIKDLVDPTWPIVLTSTTRDYQELYNDDDLGDTIMEHPPFCSNIPASDVTNEDVAHSIRPNVEGIWVKK; from the exons ATGAAAAGGAAGTTCATGATGTTGTCAGTTTTAGTTCCTGGTCCACATGAGCCGGGAAATAACATCGACGTTTATTTACAACCGTTGATTGATGATCTGAAAAAACTTTGGGAAGAAGGTGAACCAAACGTTTATGACGCCTATAGTAAATCATATTTCACTCTAAAAGCAATTTTATTGTGGACTATAAATGATTTTCCAGCATATGGAAACTTGTCAGGCTGCGTGAATAAGGGTTATAAGAGTTGTCCAATTTGTGGTGACGATACTGTGGCTAAATATTTAAGTCACAGTAGGAAGATGTGCTTCCAAGGTCATCGCCGTTATTTGCCTAGGCAGCACCCTTATAGGAGGCAGAAGGCGGCCTTTAACGGACAACAAGAGTTGGGGAACGCATGTCAACCCCTTTTCGGAGAAGAAGTGTTAGCGCGTCAGGAACGAATTGATTTTTGTTTTGAAAAAGAGGTGAAGAAGTCGAAGAAggtggaatgtccatggaagaaAAAATCTGTTTTCTTTGAGTTAGAATATTGGAAATATCATCATGTTCGCCACTGTCTCGATGTTATGCACATCGAGAAAAATGTGTGTGATAATCTGCTTGGGAC CAAAGTTGTCGATGTCTCGAAACTCGATAAATTGcagtcagatgtaataataaccttatgcgaTCTAGAAAAAATATTCCCTTCATCATTTTTTGATGTAATGTTACATCTTATTGTCCACTTGGTCCTAGAAGTGCGTTTATGTGGACCGGTATTTTATAGATGGATGTATGCCTTCGAACGATTCAATAAAGTGCTAAAGAGCTACGTACGAAACCGATATTATCCTGAAGGTTGTATGGCAGAAAGCTACCTTAAAGAAGAATCAGTAGAATTCTGCACAGAATTTATGAGCCAGACTTGTACAACTGTCGGCATTCCAGTTGAGCAAGGCAAGCAATCTGGTCCATTATCTGCCGCGATAATAAAGGTCGTGGAAGAAAAAGAGCGAGATGAGGCTCATCTGCATGTCCTTCAAAACAATGATGAAGTGTATTCCTATATCGT AATGCACAAGGAGTATTTGGATGAAATTTACCGAGGGAAAAAAAAGTGTTCATTGGCTCTTGGGAGAGCACAATCGGCTATTTGCCGATTG GTAAGTAGTGAAATGAAGGGAAATCCCGATGCTGTTTCAGAGACGATACGATGGCTCGCTGGAAAACCATcattttctgttttaacttatcAAGGTTTTTCAGTCAATGGAGTCCGATACTTTACGAAAGACCGAGATGATGCGCGAGTTGTTCAAAATAGTGGAGTTTCTGTGGTTGCTAAGGCAGTCCAGGTGTCCAGTGCGAAAGATTTAAACCCCATTGAGAGTGATATGACCTTTTATGGCATAATCTTGGAAGTATGGGAGTTGGATTACCATGAGTTCAAAGCTCCACTCTTCTTGTGTAAATGGGCAGAGAATGATAAAGGCTTAAAGATCGACGATCTTGGCTTCACACTTGTGGATTTCAATCGACAAGGCCATAAGAAGGATAAATATGTCTCTGTTGACCAAGTCAACCAGGTGTTTTACATTAAAGATCTGGTTGATCCTACTTGGCCGATCGTGTTAACTTCCACAACTAGAGACTATCAAGAGTTGTATAACGATGATGATTTGGGTGACACGATCATGGAACATCCTCCATTCTGCTCTAACATCCCTGCTTCTGATGTGACCAATGAAGACGTTGCGCATAGTATTAGGCCTAATGTTGAGGGAATTTGGGTTAAAAAATGA
- the LOC141703276 gene encoding uncharacterized protein LOC141703276 yields MDKSWISKDRDSLEFEIGVEEFLIFAEENCKDPKRIPCPCGRCVNFKKFSTKIIRGHIYDHGFSLGYVDWIWHEEKSTRSTWSSIGSTRPASDQPIEHFVASETVEVCEAAFNSGNYDKDSYDFQRFVVDAEQPLFEGSECTKLESMLKLHNWKARFGISDTAFTELLSSVGSILPKDNVLPPNAYEAKKTLSDLGLVYIKIHSCPNDCILYRGIHSDASQCPHCKLSRWKVRKNGQLRVNVPAKVMWYFPIIPRFKRLFKSPSTAELMTWHANQRINDDKM; encoded by the coding sequence ATGGATAAGTCGTGGATATCGAAAGATAGGGATTCTTTAGAATTTGAAATTGGCGTCGAAGAATTCTTAATTTTCGCTGAAGAAAATTGTAAAGATCCTAAAAGAATTCCTTGTCCATGTGGTCGATGtgtgaattttaaaaaattctcaaCCAAAATCATAAGGGGACATATCTACGATCATGGTTTTAGTTTGGGGTATgttgattggatttggcatgaaGAAAAATCTACTAGGAGTACTTGGTCTTCTATAGGTAGTACACGTCCTGCTTCAGACCAACCTATAGAGCACTTTGTTGCATCAGAAActgttgaagtttgtgaagcggCTTTTAATTCGGGTAATTACGATAAGGATTCATATGATTTTCAGAGGTTTGTTGTTGATGCGGAACAACCGTTGTTTGAGGGTAGCGAGTGCACAAAGTTAGAGTCAATGTTAAAATTGCACAATTGGAAAGCTAGGTTTGGTATTAGCGACACTGCCTTTACTGAGCTGCTCTCTTCAGTTGGCTCGATCCTTCCCAAAGATAATGTGTTGCCTCCTAACGCATATGAAGCGAAGAAAACTTTATCCGATTTAGGTCTAGTGTATATAAAAATTCATTCGTGTCCCAATGATTGTATACTGTATAGGGGCATACATTCTGATGCTTCTCAGTGTCCTCATTGCAAGCTGTCACGTTGGAAAGTACGGAAGAATGGCCAACTTAGGGTCAATGTTCCAGCCAAGGTCATGTGGTATTTTCCTATAATTCCAAGATTTAAACGGTTATTTAAATCTCCCTCTACTGCTGAACTCATGACTTGGCATGCAAATCAGCGAATAAATGATGACAAGATGTGA